ACGCCATATTCGCCGCCAAGCTGAAGTTGTTCGAGCAGGCGATCGCGAACGGGGTAATGCGTCTCGCCGATTGCAAGTGTTTCCTGGCGGGCACAAAGGTCCTCATGGCCGACGGGGCGACCAAGGAAATCGAAGATGTGCGGGTCGGTGACATGGTTCTCGCCACTGACCCCAGGACGGGCAAATCGAGCACCCGTAAAGTCACTCGCCTTATAGCTACAGAAGATGACAAGTACTTCAATAAGCTATCTATAGCGACTGAAAAGGGTACTAAAACCCTTATTGCAACTCATGGGCATCCGTTCTGGTCGCCTTCGGAGGGCGACTGGGTCGAGGCTGGAGACCTCGCCGCTGGCATGACCCTGCTCAGTGACGACGGCAGTCGTGTGGAGGTCACAGCCAACCACCCCTTTGTTGAGCGCGCTCGCACTTACAACCTCACGGTCGACGACCTTCACACGTACTATGTGCTGGCGGGCGAGACTCCGGTCCTGGTTCACAACAGTGGATGTGACGTCGCGTTGGGGCCGGGCGGGGGTTCTGCTGACGCCCTGGAGGGCTTCACTTCGACCAAGCCGGAGACTGAGTTTGTCTTTGATTCGGGCTCGGGAAGATTTCTGGCGGGAGACCGTGAGCGTATTCCTGGAGGCCTCAGCCCGCACGAACAGCTGGCTGAAAAGGCGGGCATGGATAAAGGGACGGTCCTGGGTGGCACGCTCTTCCGGGACAATGGGCGCCTTGTTTTCACGGAAAACAGTGGCCACTATGGCCACAGATGGACAGACTCCACGCGTCAGCAGTTCCAGAAGTTCATGACTGAGCAAGGGATTGACTTCGATTACAGGCCATGGGGTTGAGATGACCAGCTGGAATCCGGTGGTATATCGAGGGGACGGGGCATGGATCGGAATCATGCCAGACGGCCTGATCGGGGTCGGAGTGGAGTCAGAAGGGAGGGCTTCTCTGGCTAGCTCCGGGTTCGTTCCCATGTGGCCTTACCTCGAACGTGATCTTTCCGGAGCTTTGGTTGAATTTTCCAATTCCTGGCTGGATCTCGGCCGGGGAGGGATTTCGACTCCTGAGAGACTCATTGAGCTGACAGTCGAGTCGGCGTGGAAGTCTGGTCGTTCGTATTGGATGCAGCTAGCCGCTCCATGGGTAATTGAAATGGCTCATCGAAAGGAGTTTGATCGAGGAGTCGTTCTGGAACTTCTCCTTGATATGTCGGTATCTGAGATATTGCCACCGGATGTGCGAGAAGAAGCGAGGCGTGCGAGCGGGTAGGCGGGGCGTGGGGACAGCTCATCAAAATTCACCGCGAGGCTTATGAAGGGTGGATTTGGTGACCGTCAGGCCTTCGCCACCGGAGTTGGAGACCGTTGGATCCTGGGGATTTCGCGGGCGCGGAAGTTCTGGCTGTCTGCCAGGAGATGGCGCCGGCGAGCGGTGAGGTCACCTTCGCCGGTGGTGTGGATCTACGCCTCGATGGGCCGTTCATCCTCACTGAAGGTTCGCTCGCAGCAGCGGATGAACAGATCTTCGTCCAGCAACTGGACGTGCTGATCGGCGCCACCGTTCTCTCTGCCGTCGGAGTCGGCAGCGGTGTTCGGGACGGGGCAGACCGCGTCGCCTCCCCCGTCCCTGCCCGGTCGCTCCGATTCCCTCCGCCCGGCTACACCCGCTGAATGATCGTTCCCGTAGCCAGTGCGCCGCCCGCGCACATGGTGATCAGGGCGAACTCCTTGTCCGTTCGTTCCAGTTCGTGCAGGGCCGTCGTGATGAGGCGGGCGCCCGTCGCGCCGACCGGGTGGCCCAGGGCGATCGCGCCGCCGTTGACGTTGACCTTGGACAGGTCCGTCCCGAAGACCTTGGTCCAGCTCAACACCACGGATGCGAAGGCCTCGTTGATCTCGACGAGGTCGATGTCCTTCAGTGACATGCCCGCCTTGCCGAGGACGGCACGGGTCGCGTCGATGGGGCCGTCCAGGTGGAAGTGCGGGTCCGCGCCCACCAGCGCCTGGGCGACGATCCTCGCCCTCGGCTTCAGCTTCAGGGCGCGGGCCATCCGTTTCGAGGCCCACATGATCGCCGCCGCGCCGTCGCTGATCTGGGACGAGTTGCCGGCCGTGTGGATCGCCGTGGGCATGACCGGCTTCAGGCGGGAGAGGGCCTCGGGGGAGGTGTCCCGCAGGCCCTCGTCGCGGTCGACCAGGCGCCACATGCCCTGGCCCGACGCCTGCTCGTCCTCCGTAGTGGGGACCTGGACGGCGAACGTCTCGCGCTTGAAGCGTTCCTCCGACCAGGCCGTCGCCGCACGGTCCTGGGAGAGCAGGCCCAGGGCGTCCACGTCGGCGCGGCCGAGGCCCCGGTGGCGCGCGATGCGTTCCGCCGCCTCGAACTGGTTCGGCAGGTCGACGTTCCACTCCTCGGGGAACGGCTTCCCGGGGCCGTGCTTGGAGCCCGAGCCGAGGGGGACGCGGGACATCGCCTCGACGCCGCAGGAGATGCCGACGTCGATCACGCCCGCCGCGATCATGTTGGCTGTCATGTGCGAGGCCTGCTGGGAGGAGCCGCACTGGCAGTCGACCGTCGTCGCGGCTGTCTCGTAGGGGAGGCCCATGGTCAGCCAGGCGGTGCGTGCAGGGTTCATGGACTGTTCGCCGGCGTGGGTCACCGTGCCGCCGACTATCTGTTCCACGGCGTCGGCGGGGATGCCGGTGCGGCCGAGGAGTTCGCGGTAGGTCTCGCCCAGGAGGTAGGCGGGGTGCAGGTTGGCGAGCGCGCCGCCGCGCTTGCCGATGGGGGTGCGGACTGCTTCCACGATCACGGGTTCGGCGGCCATGGGTGCGGATCCCTTCGGAACTAGTACGTGTTCTAGTTCTGCTGGGTGCAGTCTGCTTACGTGATGTGCGTCACCGCAAGGGTCTTGCAGCCTCGAGGGTCCTGAACTACCTTCACGGCAGTCTATTTCTGATGAACCGTCAGATCGCGTAAGCCAGATGGCTGGAGCCGCCGATGCCCTGTCCAGCGCTTCCCGACGGGTTCGACTTCACCGATCCCGACCTGCTGCAACACCGTGTACCTCTGCCCGAGTTCGCCGAGCTGCGGGTCGCCGAACCGGTCCGCTGGATCCCTCAGACGGGCAATGTCGCCGGCTTCCAGGACGACGGGTACTGGGCCGTGACCCGCCACGCGGATGTGAAATACGTTTCCACCCACCCCGAGATCTTCTCCTCCTACCTCAACACCGCGATCATCCGCTTCAACGAGCACATCGAACGGGATTCGATAGACGCTCAGCGGTTCATCCTGCTGAACATGGATCCGCCGGAGCACACGCGCGTGCGGCAGATCGTGCAGCGCGGGTTCACACCCCGGGCCATCCGGGCGCTGGAGGAGCGGCTGCGGAACCGGGCCACGGCGATCGTCGATCGCGCCCGCGCGCAGGACGGCTCCTTCGACTTCGTCACCTCCATCGCCTCGGAGCTGCCCCTCCAGGCCATCGCCGAGCTGATCGGCGTGCCCCAGGAGGACCGTTCCAAGATCTTCGACTGGTCCAACAAGATGATCGCGTACGACGATCCCGAGTACGCGGTCACCGCCGAGGTCGGGCACCAGTCCGCTGCCGAGATCCTGGCGTACGCCATGAACATGGCCGCCGAGCGGAAGCAGTGCCCCGCTCAGGACATCGTCTCGACGCTGGTGGCCGCCGAGAACGAGGGCAACCTCAACTCCGACGAGTTCGGGTTCTTCGTGCTGATGCTCGCCGTGGCCGGGAACGAGACGACCCGCAACGCCACCACTCACGGGATGCACGCCCTCCTCACCCACCCCGGGCAGTGGGAGCTGTACAAGCGGGAGAGGCCCGACACCGCCGCCGAGGAGATCGTGCGCTGGGCCACGCCCGTCGTCGCCTTCCAGCGGACCGCCACCCAGGACACCGAACTAGGCGGGAAGCTGATCAGGAAGGGGGACCGGGTCGGCATCTTCTACGCCTCGGCGAACCGTGATCCCGAGGTGTTCGAACGGCCCGACGAGTTCGACGTCACCCGGGATCCGAACCCGCACCTCGGGTTCGGCGGCGGCGGACCGCACTTCTGCCTCGGCAAGTCGCTCGCCGTGCTCGAGATCAACCTCATCTTCAACGCCATCGCCGACGCCCTGCCCGATCTCCGGCTCGTGGAGGAGCCGCGCCGGCTGCGGTCCGCCTGGATCAACGGGGTGAAGGAGCTGCGGGTCGAGGCGGGGTGAGCGGTGATCCGTCCTCGCGGCGATCAGTCCTCGCCGGACACCGCGCTCATGGCGGTCAGCGCGAGGAGGGCGGGGACCAGGCGCAGGCCGCGTGGGCCGCGCGTCCGGGTGTCCCGCGGCGGCTCGGTCGGGTGCTCGGTGCCGGTCATCCGCCCAGTGCAGCACGGCCGGGTGAGGAAACGCCGAAAGCGGCGGCCCCGGGGATCGGGGGCCGCCGCTGTCAGCGCGCGTATCGCGCGTTCATGGGGGGTTCGGCTCAGTACCAGCCGTTGGCCTGCCAGAAGTGCCAGGCCGCGACCGGGCTGCCGTAGCGGGAGTTCATGTAGTCCAGGCCCCACTTGATCTGGGTCTTGGCGTTGCTCTTCCAGTCGGAACCGGCCGAGGACATCTTGGAGCCGGGAAGGGCCTGGACGAGGCCGTAGGCGCCGGAGGAGGCGTTGGTGGCGCTGACGTTCCAGCCGCTCTCGTGCTTCACGATGTTGGCGAAGGCCTTGTACTGAGCCGCGTTCGGGATCATCTTGTGCGCGATCGCCTGGGCCTGGGCGGCCGAGGGGGCGGACTTCGTCGCGGCGTGGGCCGGGGCTGCGGACAGCGCCATGCCTGCGGTGGCGGCGGCCACGGCGATGCCGGTGAGGGCCTTCTTCGGGGAAGCGATGCGACGGATGACGGAGACGGACACGAGGAACCTTTTCCTTCGGGGACGATTGTGGTCGCTTGCATGCCGGAGTCACGCGGTGCGTGCCGCACCGTGTGGTTGCGGTGGGTGGCTGCATGCCGTGGCGCCGAGGCCCGTGGGCTCGTCGGCACCGTGCGACGTCATCCAGAGAAACAGGATCGGGATCCGTCCGCAAAGACCCCTTTTGCTAGTTGTGGCCGTATTGGGAGAGTGAGTGCGCCGTGTGACCTGGCTCTCAATGCGCAGGTCAGAGCCCGAATTGGCATGCGCATGGCTTCCGATTTGTCCGACTATGCAGGGTAGTAGGTGATGTGGGTCATGTGGGGTGGTTCACCGGTCAACGGCCCTGCGGAGCCTTCTCCGGTGCCTCGAATGTGACGGCGGTCTCGAAGGCGGCGCGGCGGGTGGCTCTGCGCAGCGCCTTGAGCACGGGCGGGCCGAGAGTGAGGGTCAGCAGGACCGTGACGAGCGCCCTGCCCAGGTCCCAGCCCAGCGAGGTGGCCACGCAGTACGCGGCGAAGCGGGCCAGGTTCGCGGCCACCGTGCCGTCCGGGTCGAAGGTGACGCCGGAGGCCAGCGTGCCCATGAAGGGCCACCCGGCCATGTTCATCGCCGTGCCGTAGGCGAAGGCGGCGAGGAAGCCGTACCCCGCCAGCAGGATCAGTTCGGCACGGCCACGGAGCCGGTCGGCGCCCGGCAGCAGACCGGCGCCCATCGTGAACCAGCCCATCGCCAGCATCTGGAACGGCATCCACGGCCCCACCCCGCCCGTGAGCAGCGCGGACGCGAACATAGTGACGGAGCCGAGGACGAAGCCGAAGCCCGGGCCGAGGACCCGGCCGCTCAGCACCATCAGGAAGAACATCGGCTCGATGCCCGCCGTGCCCGCGCCGATCGGACGCAGGGCCGCGCCCGTCGCCGCCAGCACGCCCAGCATCGCCACCGCCTTCGCGCCGAGCCCCGACTCCGAGATCGTCGCCGTCACGACCGCGACCAGCAGCACCAGCAGACCCGCGAAGAGCCAGGGGGCGTCCTGGGCGTGGGCGTTCAGGGCGGAGGTGGGCGGGGCCAGGAAGGGCCAGCCGAACGCGATCACGCCGACCGCGCTGACCAGTGCCAGCGCGGCGAGGGACCGAGGGCCCAGGTGCACCGGACGCCGACGGGGCCCCGTCATCGCGGCGCCTCCCCCAACGCCGCCCGCACCTGCGCGACCGTGAGCCACTTCCGCGGGGCCAGGATCTTCGTGACCTGCGGGGCGAAGGAGGGGGAGGAGACCACCACCTCCGCCGTCGGGCCGTCGGCGATCACCTCGCCCTCGGCGAGCAGCACCACTCGGTGGGCCAGTTCCGCGGCCAGCTCCACGTCGTGGGTGGCCAGGACGATCGCGTGCCCGGCGGCGGCCAGCCCGCGCAGGACGGTGACCAGGCGGGCCTTCGCCGCGTAGTCCAGGCCCCGGGTCGGCTCGTCCAGCAGGAGGAGCGGGGGGCGGGCGGTGAGGACGACCGCCAGCGCGAGGGTCAGACGCTGGCCCTCGGAGAGGTCGCGGGGGTGGATGCCGTCCGTGATCCCGGGGAGGAGGTCCGTCACCAGGGCGCGGCAGCTGCCTGGGGCGGCCCCCGCGTCCCGGTCGGCGGCCGCGCACTCGGCGGCGACCGTGTCGGCGTACAGCAGGTCGCGCGGCTCCTGGGGGACCAGACCGACCCGGCGGACCAGGTCCCGGGGCGGAGTGCGGTGCGGCACCAGGCCGCCCACGTGGACCGTTCCCGCCGACGGCTCGACCAGACCCACGAAGGTGTTGAGCAGCGTCGACTTCCCGGCGCCGTTGCGTCCCATGAGGGCGATCGTCTCGCCGGGCCCGACGGTGAGGTCGACGCCCCGCAGGGCCTGGACGCGGGCCCGGCGAACGGCGAGGGAACGGGCCTCGGCGGGAGAGGCGGGGAAGCCGGGGGCCGCGCCGGCCGCGGACGCGGACGGACGCCGGTGCCTGCGGAAGCCGGCGAAGCGCTGACCGGGCAGCCGGGGGACCGGCGGATCCGAGGGATTCACGTGATCCGACGGATGCGAGGGGGCCGAGGGATGCGAAGGGGCCGAGGGACGCACGGCATCGGAGGGAGTCGCGGCATCGGAGGGATGCGCGGGGCCGGCCCCTTCGGGCAGCCGTTCCCGCAGGTCACCGGCGCGGCGGCGGGCGTCCCTGACGGTCAGCGGCAGGGGGGTCCAGCCCGCCAGCCGGCCCAGGTCGACCACCGGCGGGAACACCGGGGACACCGCCATGACGTCCGCCGGGGGGCCGAGGAGCGGCGCCGCCCTCGGG
This Streptomyces sp. NBC_00377 DNA region includes the following protein-coding sequences:
- a CDS encoding steroid 3-ketoacyl-CoA thiolase, translating into MAAEPVIVEAVRTPIGKRGGALANLHPAYLLGETYRELLGRTGIPADAVEQIVGGTVTHAGEQSMNPARTAWLTMGLPYETAATTVDCQCGSSQQASHMTANMIAAGVIDVGISCGVEAMSRVPLGSGSKHGPGKPFPEEWNVDLPNQFEAAERIARHRGLGRADVDALGLLSQDRAATAWSEERFKRETFAVQVPTTEDEQASGQGMWRLVDRDEGLRDTSPEALSRLKPVMPTAIHTAGNSSQISDGAAAIMWASKRMARALKLKPRARIVAQALVGADPHFHLDGPIDATRAVLGKAGMSLKDIDLVEINEAFASVVLSWTKVFGTDLSKVNVNGGAIALGHPVGATGARLITTALHELERTDKEFALITMCAGGALATGTIIQRV
- a CDS encoding cytochrome P450 — its product is MPCPALPDGFDFTDPDLLQHRVPLPEFAELRVAEPVRWIPQTGNVAGFQDDGYWAVTRHADVKYVSTHPEIFSSYLNTAIIRFNEHIERDSIDAQRFILLNMDPPEHTRVRQIVQRGFTPRAIRALEERLRNRATAIVDRARAQDGSFDFVTSIASELPLQAIAELIGVPQEDRSKIFDWSNKMIAYDDPEYAVTAEVGHQSAAEILAYAMNMAAERKQCPAQDIVSTLVAAENEGNLNSDEFGFFVLMLAVAGNETTRNATTHGMHALLTHPGQWELYKRERPDTAAEEIVRWATPVVAFQRTATQDTELGGKLIRKGDRVGIFYASANRDPEVFERPDEFDVTRDPNPHLGFGGGGPHFCLGKSLAVLEINLIFNAIADALPDLRLVEEPRRLRSAWINGVKELRVEAG
- a CDS encoding transglycosylase SLT domain-containing protein, with amino-acid sequence MSVSVIRRIASPKKALTGIAVAAATAGMALSAAPAHAATKSAPSAAQAQAIAHKMIPNAAQYKAFANIVKHESGWNVSATNASSGAYGLVQALPGSKMSSAGSDWKSNAKTQIKWGLDYMNSRYGSPVAAWHFWQANGWY
- a CDS encoding ECF transporter S component, with product MTGPRRRPVHLGPRSLAALALVSAVGVIAFGWPFLAPPTSALNAHAQDAPWLFAGLLVLLVAVVTATISESGLGAKAVAMLGVLAATGAALRPIGAGTAGIEPMFFLMVLSGRVLGPGFGFVLGSVTMFASALLTGGVGPWMPFQMLAMGWFTMGAGLLPGADRLRGRAELILLAGYGFLAAFAYGTAMNMAGWPFMGTLASGVTFDPDGTVAANLARFAAYCVATSLGWDLGRALVTVLLTLTLGPPVLKALRRATRRAAFETAVTFEAPEKAPQGR
- a CDS encoding ABC transporter ATP-binding protein, translated to MIRFENVSVTYDGAAEPTVRGVDLTIPEGELVLLAGPSGVGKSTLLGTVSGLVPHFTGGTLRGRVTVAGRDTRTHKPRELADVVGTVGQDPLSHFVTDTVEEELAYGMESLGLAPEVMRRRVEETLDLLGLAALRDRPIATLSGGQQQRVAIGSVLTPHPRVLVLDEPTSALDPAAAEEVLAVLLRLVHDLGTTVLLAEHRLERVLQYADQVALLPSPRAAPLLGPPADVMAVSPVFPPVVDLGRLAGWTPLPLTVRDARRRAGDLRERLPEGAGPAHPSDAATPSDAVRPSAPSHPSAPSHPSDHVNPSDPPVPRLPGQRFAGFRRHRRPSASAAGAAPGFPASPAEARSLAVRRARVQALRGVDLTVGPGETIALMGRNGAGKSTLLNTFVGLVEPSAGTVHVGGLVPHRTPPRDLVRRVGLVPQEPRDLLYADTVAAECAAADRDAGAAPGSCRALVTDLLPGITDGIHPRDLSEGQRLTLALAVVLTARPPLLLLDEPTRGLDYAAKARLVTVLRGLAAAGHAIVLATHDVELAAELAHRVVLLAEGEVIADGPTAEVVVSSPSFAPQVTKILAPRKWLTVAQVRAALGEAPR